From a single Paramormyrops kingsleyae isolate MSU_618 chromosome 14, PKINGS_0.4, whole genome shotgun sequence genomic region:
- the LOC111857879 gene encoding uncharacterized protein, with protein MATVYPTMAVTAPKVLSFLSWNLNGLASALKEGKEKKELMSKKMDEVDVVFFQETHIGEGNEKLIQRFTDWHLHYTTYDTARRGVATLVNRKVHFSLKGEIKHNDGGYLVLICEIEGQPYTLVSVYNHQTDTDILRELSSVLQEHASGMLVIGGDFNTVLNPYIDKTSPTPNQDHLKLLPHLKTFIRSLQLVDVWRRRIENNRFYTFHCKKNTSRIDYFFLPEECLWRVQKCEIEDIPSDDHLPISLQLNMEVIRKDPNLDSEDQHRPDYETSVSVCMGNLSFSLQWIKDDDIIEAIKSLQMSDTPRPNGRPVTSYKSNYCIDLQSLYNKITDGSFDCQSHQFNKSIPKQTFRYFNMADFTTDPEYDDLGSFLKDNAFDNSNIRKSSDNKFSLPWQIFHFFNVNYVILATILARRLEMCLESKQPEKPLQPDNEKYLAMYYHFIQRETVAVYWQLIENSLENVVTNDCEKYLKALKNILKNDPSRPQHKLLCHGCPLTPVLRSFLLKYYAEKDLNRQSQVCVYGDYAISVVPREKCKYKIEGDGGYRIICTIATAPHLTRDSLHRRSGSPSSPFFFDHILSERY; from the coding sequence ATGGCTACTGTCTATCCAACCATGGCTGTCACAGCTCCAAAAGTACTTAGTTTCCTCAGCTGGAACCTAAATGGCCTAGCAAGTGCATTAAAagaaggaaaagaaaagaagGAACTCATGTCCAAGAAAATGGATGAGGTGGATGTTGTTTTCTTTCAAGAAACCCACATTGGTGAAGGCAATGAAAAGCTTATTCAGAGATTTACAGACTGGCATTTACATTACACAACATATGACACCGCAAGAAGAGGAGTGGCAACATTGGTAAACAGAAAGGTACATTTTAGTCTGAAGGGAGAGATTAAACATAATGATGGAGGTTACTTAGTTCTGATTTGTGAGATTGAAGGTCAGCCGTACACTCTGGTGAGTGTGTACAAccatcagacagacacagatattCTGAGGGAACTATCATCAGTTTTGCAGGAACATGCCAGCGGGATGTTAGTGATTGGAGGAGACTTCAACACTGTACTCAACCCTTACATAGACAAAACGTCTCCAACACCCAATCAGGATCATTTGAAATTATTGCCTCATCTTAAAACATTCATTAGATCTCTTCAGCTGGTGGACGTCTGGAGGAGAAGAATCGAAAACAATCGCTTCTATACTTTCCATTGTAAAAAGAACACTTCAAGGATCGACTATTTCTTCCTGCCAGAGGAGTGTCTGTGGCGTGTGCAGAAATGCGAAATTGAGGACATTCCTTCTGATGACCATCTTCCTATCAGCCTTCAGTTGAATATGGAAGTCATTAGAAAGGATCCAAACCTTGACAGTGAAGACCAGCATAGACCAGACTATGAAacctctgtcagtgtttgtaTGGGGAATTTGTCTTTTAGTCTACAGTGGATTAAGGATGATGATATTATTGAGGCTATCAAATCTCTACAGATGTCGGACACACCAAGACCTAATGGAAGACCTGTTACTTCCTACAAGTCAAACTATTGTATAGATTTACAGAGCCTCTACAACAAGATCACTGATGGATCATTTGACTGTCAAAGTCATCAATTTAACAAATCCATTCCAAAGCAGACCTTCCGTTATTTCAACATGGCAGACTTTACAACAGACCCAGAATATGATGACCTTGGAAGCTTTCTTAAGGACAATGCATTTGATAACAGCAACATTCGCAAATCTTCAGACAATAAATTCTCACTCCCTTGGCAGATATTCCATTTCTTCAATGTGAATTATGTCATTTTAGCAACGATTCTTGCCAGGCGCCTGGAAATGTGCCTGGAGTCCAAGCAACCAGAAAAACCTCTACAGCCTGACAACGAGAAATACCTGGCAATGTATTACCACTTCATTCAGCGTGAAACAGTAGCAGTTTATTGGCAACTTATTGAGAACAGTCTTGAAAATGTTGTTACAAATGATTGCGAGAAGTATTTAAAAGCCCTAAAGAACATCCTCAAGAATGACCCTTCTAGACCACAACACAAGCTGCTGTGCCATGGTTGCCCTTTGACCCCAGTACTTCGAAGTTTCCTTCTAAAGTATTATGCTGAAAAAGACTTAAACAGACAATCACAGGTCTGTGTGTATGGGGACTATGCAATTTCAGTTGTCCCAAGAGAGAAATGTAAGTACAAGATTGAAGGAGATGGCGGGTATAGAATCATATGCACCATCGCAACCGCTCCTCATCTTACTCGTGATTCACTCCACAGGAGAAGTGGATCACCCTCATCTCCCTTCTTTTTTGATCATATTCTGTCTGAGAGGTACTGA